The DNA segment GATTCATGCGTCCTGCCGTGTAGGGAATCACCCGCTGCACGGATGCCAGACACCGCGCGAGATCCGCCACGCCCGAGGGCGCCAGCATGACCAGCTCAGCACCCGGCATGGCCTCATGCAACGCCTGCGCCGCAGGAGCAGTGAGGATGAAGTCACCAATGCGCTTGAGCTGGATGAGGAGGATGCGAGGCACGGGAGGGGGTTTTCAGTGGGCAGTGTTCAGTAGTCAGTAAGTAGCAGGCAGTGAGTAGTAAGTAGAACCGGAGGGCGAGGAGTCATGGAAGGAGCGATGCAGATTGGCTGCTCGCTCATTCGTCCCGGAGGGACGCTGGATGGTAGCCGGTGGTGAAGGGAGTCTTGACGACCGCAACCACCGGATCAGCAGGGAAAATCAAGGCGTCCCGGAGGGCACGCCGGAAAGGTGATAGCGGAGTGCGCAGTGTGGTATCCATCACTTCACGAGTTCCATCGCCTTCGCATATCCGGCCAGCACGCGATCGCGATAATCATCCCAAGTGTACTTTTGCTCCACCATGCGCCGGGCGCTTTTGCCCATGCTCAGCAAGGTGTCGCGATGCGAATGCGCATATTCCAGAGCGGTGACGAGGGAATCGACATCATTGGGCGGAATCATGAAACCGGTATTGCCGCCGACAATCGCATCGCCGGATTCGCGGGTCGCGATGAGCGGCAGGCCACAGGCGGCCGCCTCCAGCGTGGCCTTGGCAAAACCTTCGCACTCGCTGGGGAAGGCAAACACAGAGCTGCGGCGAAGTTCCTCCGGCACGCTTTTGGTGAAGCCGAGGAGTTTCACGTTCGAGGTGGAGTACTCCTTCAGCGCCGGCTTGATCTCCTCATGCACACTTCCCACGAGGAGAAGTTCCGCATCGGGGAGATTGAGTTTTTTCCACGCTTCCAAGAGGAGATGCACGCCCTTGCGCTTGATGAGTGCGCCCACGAAGATCACGCGGAAGATCTCCGGCGGCTGCTCCGCCACGTGATAGCGGCCCACGTCCACGCCGCGGCCCACATAGTGCAATTTCTCTGCGGGAATGCCAGCCGCGAGGAATGTCTCCGCGGACTTGTGCGAGGGCATGAACAGCAACGTGGCGAGATCGTACTCCGCGAGCTGCTGCTGGCGTGTCACGTGCAGATGCTTGCGCCAGTCCTTCCATCCGCGATCTGCCAGGCGGGCTTCACGTTCCTTCTTGGTTTCATTTGGCTTGTCCGCACCTTTGTTCCGATGCCACGTGGGCACGTCCATCACCGAGGGGATGCCAAGCAGCCGCGCCTCCACGAGTGAGCGGAAACATTCGCTGCTCCATCCGTGGAAGAAATCGTACCCACCCCGTCGCAGTTCGCGAGAGGCCAGCCAGTCCAGCCAGCGCTTCTTCGCCGCGTAGTAGTCCTTGCTGCCGAGCGCGGAGAGCAGGCGCACGGGATGGTATTGCAGAGACCTCACGTGAGCGGAGGCAATCTCGCGCTGCCGGTTCGGGTAGCACAACGCCTTCTTCAGGAAACCCTTTCGCCACGAAGCCAGCACCCCCTCCAGCGAGGTCGAGTCCAGCCCGGACCCACCCAACCCCGCACTGGTGGCATACAGCAGGGCATGAGGTTGCGAGGACGCGGCGTCTTGCGGCTGCGAACTGGAACGGTCGGGAGATGCGGGGAGCAAGGAAGTGAGAACCGATAAAAAAGCGAATCCCGGGCAGGTTGCAAGCTGGGAGAAGGGGAGAACGGCAAGGGCACCGGTATCGCGAATGACACTGAAAATGTGACCAAAGGTCCCTGGAATACGAGAAGTCTGCGCCTCGAAGAAGCTTCAATCTGATGAAGTCAGGCACTCATGCGTTTCCACGGCTTCGGCATGTTCCGTTCAGCGTACACATCCTCCCAAGATGGTTCATGGTAACCATACTCCCAAATTTTCAGGTAGAGCCGGTCGTGGTGGGCCGCCCAATTCACATAGAAACCTTCCGCAACAACTCCTTCGATCCCGGCTTCAACCGCGTCAGCTTCGACATCGATGGCCCCGGTCAGTTCCGGTCCACAATATTGCACCAGCCTGCAACCTGAGAGTCGCCGCCCTTCCAACCACTGCCGGAACGCGGCACGGGTTTCCTTCATCCGTTGGGCGACTTCCGGGTGTATCATCTTGGATTCGGATAGCAGAATGAAGGATCCCCGCCCCTGTGGCAACTGTGATGGAGATGCGACCAGACTTAAAGATGCATCCCCCGCATCATGAGCCTCCCCGGGACAGGAAAGGGAGTCAATGCAGGGAAGGCGTATTCGGAAAGCTTGGAAGATGCCTTGTGGCGGAAGCGGATTCCCTGGGATTCGCAGACCTTCCAAAACTCGGTGTCCTGCAGCTTCGCCAGGATATCCGCGTCCTCAACCAAGGTGGTGAATTTGTAGCTCTCCCAGAACATGTCTTCCCACAGGGGCTCGGAGAGCAGGGCCACGGGGCGGCCGTTGAGTTCCACGAGCCATTCAGAGTTGGCGGCTTCGGCTTTGCGGATTGCTTCATCGGGATCTTCGCGTCGCTTTCCGTACCAAAGGTCCAGCCCCTCACGCCGGCGCACTGATTTGAATCCGGACAACCCAATGCCGCCAAAGAGTCGCAGCACCTCCCAGGCGCTGTAGGTGCGCAGCTTGCGACCGGACGTGAGAACGCCCGCGCGGAGAATGACAAACTTCCCCTGCTTGTGAAGCGCCCTGCTCAGGTACGCTTCCTCAGCCGCGAACAGCTTTTCATCAAATCCGCCCACCGCTTCGAAGGCGTCGCGTTTGCAGAAGAGAAAGCACCCGCTCGCAAGCTTCGCCAGACCATACAACGGCATGGCCAGCGACTGCATGATGCGTCCGTAAAGCGGGAGGCGTCCTTCAAAATAGAAGCGGCAACCTCCGCCCACCGCGCCGTGGCTCATGGCATCGATGGCCGCTCGGAGCACGGTGTCATTCACGATCGTATCCGCATCGACGAAGAGCAGCATGTCTCCCCGAGCCTCACGTGCTCCCGCGTTGCGTGTGGCGGCAATCTGGCGGTGATTCACGTGGACGACCCGTACTCCGCGATCCTCGGCAATGGCCGCTGTGCGATCGGTGGAGGCATCATCCACCACGATGATTTCATGAGGATGATCGATTTTGAAACCGGCGGAGAGCAGCGCATCAAGCGTCCGCCCGAGGAGGAGTTCCTCGTTGTGGGCGGGGATGATGATGGAGAGCATGAGGGCAAGTATAGGGAAAGGACTGAATACGTCTCGTGCCACTATTGTACCGTGCGGATGGACGGAAGGACAACATCCGCGCATCATCGGGTACTGGCGATTCGCCATTTTACGCCGAAGGCGTTTCACACGCATAGACCGGGGTCAGCTCGCGTAGCGAGCGCCACCCCGGGTCGCCGCTGAAATGCATCGAACTCTGAAGGAGTTCCACAAACGCCGATTCATGCGAGACCGTATCGCTAGCCGAATGAAACGCTTTTGTAGAACACCTTCGGCGTTCAATTCGTTGCTGACGGTCACCCAAGGTGGCGCTTGCTTCGCAAGCTGACCTTGGGCTGGTCAATGTACAACGCCTTCGGCGTAAAATGCTCTGCCCATCACCACTGCACATATCTCCCCTCTCCTCTCATGTCAGGAATCATATGGCGGATGAGGTAGATCAGCTTAAACCATCCGGTGGTCTCCGCCATGAGGAGCACACCCCAGAGATCGCTGTAGTCACCTTTGTAGCGACTCTTACAATGCAGAATCGTGAGGATGTAAGCGAACACCAAACATGGAGCGGCCACCAGTGCTGCGAGCACTCCGAAGGCAATGTCTTCGGGAGACTCCCTCGGAAGATATCAGGCAATCACCCCAAGGGAATCGCCAGAAGGGCGAACTTCGCCAGCTTGATGAGGATTCTGAATTTGTTGGAGAAGGAGTGAATATCGCGGTGAAAAATTCTGCCATGTCCCCGCCGGCATTCAAGACAGGAGGTTAGGGCTTCTGCCCTGACAGCGGACTTTGGGCCTTCCGGCCCGACGGTGGAAACACAAAACACTCAACCGCGATGACACTGGAACCGTCAGGCCAGAAGGCCTAACGCCCACTGTCGGACTGGAAAGTCCAACCTCCTCGGCATTCTACAAATCCAACTCCGGCTTGAAGTCCGCCGCGTGGTAGCTGCTGCGCACGAGCGGGGCGCTCGCCACATGGCGGAAGCCTTTGTTCAGTGCGATCTGCTTGTAGTTCTCAAAGGTGTCGGGATGCACATAACTCACCACGGGAAGGTGCTGGGGTGAGGGGCGCAGGTATTGGCCGAGGGTCAAGACGGTGACGCCGTGATCAAGGAGGTCGTCCATGGCCTGGAAGAGTTCCGGCTCGGTCTCGCCGAGGCCGAGCATGAGGCCGCTCTTGGTGGCGACCTTGTTGCCGAGTTCTTCCGCCATTTCCTTGGCGCGCTTCAGCACATGGAGGCTGCGATGGTACTTCGCGCGGCTGCGCACGAGCGGGGTGAGTCGCTCGACGGTTTCCAGGTTGTGATTGAAGATGTGCGGCTTCGCAAGCATGACGGTGCGCAGGGCATCGTCCTTCTCGTTGAAGTCGGGCACGAGGATCTCAATGGTGATGGTGGGCTGCACCTCACGCACGGCCTCGATGGTGCGGGCGAAGTGTTCGGCGCCGCCGTCCGCCACGTCGTCACGCGCCACGGCGGTGATGACGATGTGATTGAGCTTCATGCGCTTCACCGCCTGGGCCACGCGCTGGGGCTCATCCGCCTCCAGGGCGAAGGGCTTGGCGGTCTTCACCGCGCAGAATCCGCAGGCGCGCGTACAGCGGTCGCCGGCGATCATGAAGGTGGCAGTCCCCTGGCTCCAGCATTCCCAGCGGTTCGGGCACTGGGCTTCCTCGCACACGGTGTGCAGCTTCAGGTCGGAAATGAGGGCCTTGGTGCTCCAGAAGACCGGGTCACGCGGCAGCTTCACCCGAATCCAGTCGGGTTTCTTGTCCGTGTGCAGCGCAGGGTCAATCTTGGGGGTCATGTGACGGATACGTTAGGCAGGGTTCGCCGGGCGACAAGTCGCTTCGTAAAGTTGCGCGGCTGAGGAGGGAACACAAAGCAGCTACGGAGGTTGGGCGTCCCGCCTGACAGTGGGCGTTAGGCCTCTGGCCTGACGGCAGGTGGACTGCGTGCTTATAGCCCGTATACCACCACGGGGCCGCTTCCGGTTAACCGCAAAGGGGCAGAGAGGCAAAGGACGCAGAGGAGAAATGAGGGTTGGGTGCCGTGCAGTTTCACGTGCGAAGGAGTGGTGCACCTCGATGCAGAGGAGGCAGAGATGCGCAGGGCGACTGACGTCTGCATTTGATGGGTCGCAAAGCAGCAACGCAACGAAGCAGCAAAAGTGAGGTAAAGCGGGTACGATTGGGTTGCCAAGTCCAGCCTTCTACCTCCGCGCCCTCTGCCTCCTCCGCATCGAAAAGGCACCACCTCAAGCAGCACCAAATCCACACCACCCAAGGACATCTCTGCGTCCTTTGCCTCTCTGCCCCTTTGCGGTTAACCGGAATCAGCCTTGCGGCGTGATACCCGCTTTTCGCCCCCGTCAGGCCGGAGGCCTAACGCCCACTGTCAGGCGGGACGCCTAACCTCCTTCGTTGCTACTTCTCTGCCTCGGCGAGGAGGATCTCTGAGATACCAGCGGCGAAGGCAATGGCATTTCCGGGTCCTTCGAAGTTGAAGACGAGGCCATCCAGATTTTGCATGCCTGCGAGCATGCGGAAGAGCTGGGGGCCAGCGCTCTTCAGGGTCACTACCTGAGAGGGCGCGTAGTGGGCCTGCATCTTCCCCAGAGCCAGATCCGCTGCGTCGTTGTGAGTGAAGACCGCGGCCAGAGTCCGACCGTCCGCATCCGGGGCATGACACAGGGCCATGTCGCCCCCGGATGATTTGGCGATGGCGATGACATAGTCGGGATATTTCGCCACGAGCTGGAGGTCGCCCGCGTGAGACTCCCCGGAGCGCAAACGCTGCAGCGCCTGCTCCACCTGCACGGCATGCGCCATGGCAGCGAGGGCCTTCACACGTCCGCCGCTGAGCACAAATTGGTGTGGGGGATGCCGGGTCCAGCACCACCTCATCAATGCCCTCAATAGGAAGGGTGAAGACCCAGGAGCCTGCGCTGCCTAGAAAGTTGAGCTTTTCGTGGGAGTGGCTGGCTTCGCTGTAGGCTCCAAGCGCCTCGTCCGAGGAAAAGACCAGTAGCCGGGTACGGCCAGCCTCATCCCTATTGTAGAGGACGCGGTCCAGGGAATGTGTGGCCAGGGTATCCGCCATAGCCCCTTCAGAAATAGGCACATGCCACGGATCATGCATCACCAGTCGCCGCAGCAGTGCGGCGCCGGAGACGGTCTTGCTCTTCCATTTCTGGATGATGGTGGCGATTTCACTCATGGGATGCCGGAAAAAGGAGCGCGTGGCGCGGAAGGAGGCGTGGCTGCGTTTCGTACAGCAGGCGGGGTCCGTCCAGCACTGGCTACACGTATTCTGACCTCAGACGCAGGGGCTTGTCACATTTCTCCCTTTTTTGAGATCCACACCTAATTCCAACCTCTCCACTCCCCCTCCGCCACCGGCGTACGCTTCCACTTTTCCTGCTGGAAATGTGCGTCGTATGGTGGAAATAGCCTTCCCCTCCTCATGATGTTGACCCGATTTTTTCATCCCCTCGCCCTGTTTGCCGTGGCCCTTGGGATGACCTGCGCCAGTGCCAGCACCCAGGCAGCCAGCTTTGAGTTGAACGCCGAGCAAACCTCGCGCATCCAGCAGTTCCTGCCCCGCACCTATGCCAAGCTCGCCAAACGAGCCCCGGTACATGCCATCTGCATTGGCGACAGCGTGATGATCAACTGGAGCTACGGCGCGGACAACGGCAACGTGCTCAAGGCATGGAATGGCATCTTCCTCCAGGAGCTGGCAGACCAGTTCATCTACAATGGCGGCGTGCGTCTGGTGCGCCCGGCCAAGGGCCAGCCCGCCAAGCTGACGGACTTCATGGGACCGGAGATCACCGTACAGAATTTCTCCCGCGGTGGCCGCCAGATTTTCCACGCGCTGCAGCCACTGAGCACGACGGCATTCGAGAACGATCCGGACCTGGTCATCGTGAGCTACGGCATCAATGACTGCCTCAATGGCCAGCCGCTCGACGTGTACCGCAAGAACGTGCAACAGGTGGTGGACTCGGTGAAGGCGCACAACGCCGACCTCATCCTCTGCGGACCGTCGCTCATCCTCAGCGATCCGCCGGAGATGAACCTGGCCCTCACCCGCCCCTACACGGATACCATGCGCGAGGTGGCACAGGCGAATGGGGTCTTCTTCGCTGACCTTGGTGATCTGGCCTGGCTCATCCAGCTCGAGCAGCGTGTGCATCCACTGGACGAGGTGAGAAAGAAGCTGGCGAAGCAGGCTGCGAAAGCTGAAGCCACCGCCGCGGCAGCAGCCGAAGCCGCGAAGAACGATCCCAAGGCACCCGCTCCACCCACGCCTCCCCGCCCTCCGGTGATTGAGAACCCGCTGGAGGACGAACTGAACGCCGACCCGGACAAGAAGGCGATGGTGAGCTTCCAGCAAATCGTGGAACTGCTCAAGACCCGCTACAACCACGGTGACATCGCTGACCTGGTACACCCTGATACACCCAGCCAGCAGCTTCTGGGACGCCATGTTTATCAGGAGCTCATCAATGGGGTGAAGAAGGTGCCGTGGGTCATGGCCGCCGCGGCGGTGAATCTGGAGAATGCGGAGACCTGCAAGCTGACCTACCGCCTGGAGAATCCCACCGAGCAGGAGCAGACCTACGCAGTGCTGCCACTGCTCACCCCCACGTGGACTCCTCAGGATGCCCCCAGCCAGGTCGTCTTGAAGCCGGGCAAGAAGACCATGGTGAACATCACCTACAAGCGCACCCCGCCCGCCACCACGCAGGGGCGCTCGGATCTGTTCCCTCCTCATGAGGCCGTGTTCCGCCTGCCAATCCTTACCGTGGGCGGTGGCATGGCACGCATCGAAGAAGCACGCGCGGGCATCACCCCCATCGCGGTGCTGTGGAATACCGGTGCTGCATTCAACCAGCAATCCATCGACCTTTCCGGACGGTTCGTGAATACGAGCGGGCAGACGGTCGTGGGCAAGTGGGAAGCGAAGTGGATGGGACAAACGGCCAGCGGCACCTTCAGCGCCACGGGCGCGAGCGAGGAACCCTTCCGCATCAAGTTCAACGTGCCACCAACCACGCGCCAGAAGGGCACCGTGACCTTCCAGGTGACCATTGGAAACAACAGCTACCGTTTTGACCGGGAGCTGGAAGTCGTGCGGAACATCTCACTGAAGGAGCCCGTGCCGCTCCTCTCACCAAACACCTATCTCCGCGACCAACCGCAGAATCCCCTCATGCCGGACACCACCTCCCCTGGTGTGGTGCTGCGCGCGGATGCGGATTCCAATGCGCTCTACCTCACCTATGACATCTACGGGTACCGTCTGCAGGACAGCCCTGCCGGCACCGGCGCTGTGGGTCTGGAGCTGAGTGTGGATGCCCGCAGCTATGGCAAGCGTCTCACCCCCGGCTCGACCGATCCCATCCGCATCGTGGCCGCTGCTGCCGATGGTGACGCCACGGTGGCTCCCCTGCCCCCGTGGGTCTTCGGCAATGGCTACGCCATGTACTATGATGAGAAGCAGGTGAAGTGCCGCCTGAGCAGCCGTCCTGATGGCGCACGCCGCGTCACGATCACGCTGCCGCGCGGTTACCTGTACCTGCATGAGTGGGCCATGGGCAATGCAAACAGCCAGCTTGGCGTGAACACCACGCTGCAAATCTGGCAGAACGGCGAGAACGGTCAGGGCGCGTACCAGACCTTCTGCCTGACTGCGAACGGACGTCATCGTGATGATGCGGAATCCCTGGCGGTGCTGGAACTTTCCGACAAGCCCACGGGTCGCTGGACCGTACGGCTCTACTGACAGATAGCCGAATCCGACAAATACCTCTCATCCAGCCCCCGTGAGTGATCGCGCCGCCATCCCCGTGTCTGACGTTGTCTCCCCAGAAAAAGTCTCCACCAAGGCGAAGCACGGCCTGAAGCACGAGGCTGCCTTCTTCTACAAGTACCTGAAGCCGCATGCGAAGGTGTTCATCCCCGCCATGCTGGTGCTGGTGATCACGGGGGGACTGACCTTTGCATTCCCGGAGTTCATCAGCCGTCTTGTGGCCCTGGCGCTCCCCGCTGAAGGAGCAGAGCTCGAGAATGCCCGGGCGCAGGTCAACCGCTATGCGTTGTACATTGTCGCAGCCCTGGGCCTGCAAGCTGTGCTGGCATTCTGGCGCATCCTTTTCTTCAGCAAGGCTGCGGAGCGCGCACTGGTGCAGGTGCGACTCGACACCTTCAGCCGCATCCTCAAACTCCCGATGACCGTGCTGCAGGCACGACGTGTGGGCGAGCTGGGATCCCGGCTGGCAAATGATGTGGAAGTGATTCGCGAGAGTCTGGTATCGACCATTCCCATGATGATCCGCCACTCCGTGGTGCTGGTGGGTGGCATCATCATCGTGCTCACCAAATCCATCAAACTCTCGGGCTTCATGCTGGCCAGCCTGCCTCCCGCCATCCTGCTGGTGGCGCTCTTTGGCTCGCGTATCCGCAAGGTCTCCCGGCGTGCCCAGGATGAGCTGGCCGCCAGCCAGGTGGTCGTGGATGAGAGCCTGCAGAGCATCGTCAGCGTGAAGGCGTTTGCCAATGAAACCTACG comes from the Roseimicrobium gellanilyticum genome and includes:
- a CDS encoding glycosyltransferase, translated to MLPASPDRSSSQPQDAASSQPHALLYATSAGLGGSGLDSTSLEGVLASWRKGFLKKALCYPNRQREIASAHVRSLQYHPVRLLSALGSKDYYAAKKRWLDWLASRELRRGGYDFFHGWSSECFRSLVEARLLGIPSVMDVPTWHRNKGADKPNETKKEREARLADRGWKDWRKHLHVTRQQQLAEYDLATLLFMPSHKSAETFLAAGIPAEKLHYVGRGVDVGRYHVAEQPPEIFRVIFVGALIKRKGVHLLLEAWKKLNLPDAELLLVGSVHEEIKPALKEYSTSNVKLLGFTKSVPEELRRSSVFAFPSECEGFAKATLEAAACGLPLIATRESGDAIVGGNTGFMIPPNDVDSLVTALEYAHSHRDTLLSMGKSARRMVEQKYTWDDYRDRVLAGYAKAMELVK
- a CDS encoding glycosyltransferase; its protein translation is MLSIIIPAHNEELLLGRTLDALLSAGFKIDHPHEIIVVDDASTDRTAAIAEDRGVRVVHVNHRQIAATRNAGAREARGDMLLFVDADTIVNDTVLRAAIDAMSHGAVGGGCRFYFEGRLPLYGRIMQSLAMPLYGLAKLASGCFLFCKRDAFEAVGGFDEKLFAAEEAYLSRALHKQGKFVILRAGVLTSGRKLRTYSAWEVLRLFGGIGLSGFKSVRRREGLDLWYGKRREDPDEAIRKAEAANSEWLVELNGRPVALLSEPLWEDMFWESYKFTTLVEDADILAKLQDTEFWKVCESQGIRFRHKASSKLSEYAFPALTPFPVPGRLMMRGMHL
- the lipA gene encoding lipoyl synthase; protein product: MTPKIDPALHTDKKPDWIRVKLPRDPVFWSTKALISDLKLHTVCEEAQCPNRWECWSQGTATFMIAGDRCTRACGFCAVKTAKPFALEADEPQRVAQAVKRMKLNHIVITAVARDDVADGGAEHFARTIEAVREVQPTITIEILVPDFNEKDDALRTVMLAKPHIFNHNLETVERLTPLVRSRAKYHRSLHVLKRAKEMAEELGNKVATKSGLMLGLGETEPELFQAMDDLLDHGVTVLTLGQYLRPSPQHLPVVSYVHPDTFENYKQIALNKGFRHVASAPLVRSSYHAADFKPELDL
- a CDS encoding SseB family protein, with product MRWCWTRHPPHQFVLSGGRVKALAAMAHAVQVEQALQRLRSGESHAGDLQLVAKYPDYVIAIAKSSGGDMALCHAPDADGRTLAAVFTHNDAADLALGKMQAHYAPSQVVTLKSAGPQLFRMLAGMQNLDGLVFNFEGPGNAIAFAAGISEILLAEAEK
- a CDS encoding SGNH/GDSL hydrolase family protein — translated: MMLTRFFHPLALFAVALGMTCASASTQAASFELNAEQTSRIQQFLPRTYAKLAKRAPVHAICIGDSVMINWSYGADNGNVLKAWNGIFLQELADQFIYNGGVRLVRPAKGQPAKLTDFMGPEITVQNFSRGGRQIFHALQPLSTTAFENDPDLVIVSYGINDCLNGQPLDVYRKNVQQVVDSVKAHNADLILCGPSLILSDPPEMNLALTRPYTDTMREVAQANGVFFADLGDLAWLIQLEQRVHPLDEVRKKLAKQAAKAEATAAAAAEAAKNDPKAPAPPTPPRPPVIENPLEDELNADPDKKAMVSFQQIVELLKTRYNHGDIADLVHPDTPSQQLLGRHVYQELINGVKKVPWVMAAAAVNLENAETCKLTYRLENPTEQEQTYAVLPLLTPTWTPQDAPSQVVLKPGKKTMVNITYKRTPPATTQGRSDLFPPHEAVFRLPILTVGGGMARIEEARAGITPIAVLWNTGAAFNQQSIDLSGRFVNTSGQTVVGKWEAKWMGQTASGTFSATGASEEPFRIKFNVPPTTRQKGTVTFQVTIGNNSYRFDRELEVVRNISLKEPVPLLSPNTYLRDQPQNPLMPDTTSPGVVLRADADSNALYLTYDIYGYRLQDSPAGTGAVGLELSVDARSYGKRLTPGSTDPIRIVAAAADGDATVAPLPPWVFGNGYAMYYDEKQVKCRLSSRPDGARRVTITLPRGYLYLHEWAMGNANSQLGVNTTLQIWQNGENGQGAYQTFCLTANGRHRDDAESLAVLELSDKPTGRWTVRLY